The genome window GTGCCGTCTCCGGTGGGTTCGATTCCCACCCCTTCCGCTTTTTTATGTCTGCCGGAGACCTGAACCAGCATAAACATCATGGATTTATCTTCTTCCTTTATCTGTTTTCTATTGAACATTTAGCCGTCGGGTATTATTTTCCGGTCGTCAGACGGGTTAATTTGAAATTATAACATTATAACCCCTAAAGGTAGCATTTTATAATACAATGAAAATAGTAGCCGATGTTTCGGAAGTGGTCAATCCGACCATCTTCAAACCCCGCAGTGTAATTTATACCTCGGGGAATGCCGCCACTCCGCAAACCCTGCTGGAGCACTTGGCCCGCGATATGTCGATCAAGCATATCGCCCTCTACAGCATTCTCCTTCTGGGAGAGAGAATCAAACCTCTTTTTAGCGAGGAACGCTGCCAGGGGATTACTCACCGGGTCATTTTCAACAGTAATATTACCCGTGAGGCGGTCAATCGGGGCTGGGCCAAGTATCATCCGATGCATCTCTCGGAAGTTCCCAAGTATGCCCGGTTAAGTGAGGGATTCGATATTGTCCTGATCTGTGTCAGCGGACCTGATCCGGCCGGTAATTACAGCCTGGGGACCACGGTGGAAGGTGTTCTGGCCGCCATCCAGTCGGTTCGTCGCAAAGGTGGAGTGGTTATTGCCGAGCGCAATAAACAGATGCCTTTTGTTCTCGGGACCACCATTCCCGAAAATTATATTGATTATTTGATTGATTCCGATTATCCTCTGCCGGTCAGCCCGGTTCATGATCCGGATGAACGAGCCAGAAGAATTGGGGAGATAATCGCTTCGCTGTATATTTCCGATGGTACAGGAAGTGAACCGGGATCGACCCTTCAGTATGGTATCGGCGAAGTCCCCGAAGCGGTAACCGATGCCATAATTCGCAAAGGGGTCGGGGATCTTGGGATTCATACCGAGTTGTTCGCCAGCGCCATGATTAAACTGGTCCGGAAGGGAGTGGTGACCAACCGCTGGAAAAAGGATATCAATTTTTCCATCTCATCGATTTTTCTTGCCGAGACAGCTGAGGATTACGACTGGTATCATTATAACAGCTCAATTCAAAGCCGTCCCTCGGATTATACCAATTCCGTATTCAATATTGCGGCCCATCCCAAAATGGTAACCATCAACAGCGCCATCGGGGTCGATCTGCATGGAAATATCTGGGCCGATTCGCTTGATGCCCGCCAGATATACAGCGGGGTCGGGGGACAGGCCGATTTTATCCGTGGCGCTCAGTATTCCGAGGGTGGAGTAGCCATTATTGCTCTTAAGTCGAGCACCCGGGCCGGAATCTCAAAGATTGTAGACCGCTGTCCTGCCGGTATTACCACCACCTCGATTCCGGCCGATCAGGCCATAATAGTAACCGAGTATGGGGCTTTCGATCCCCGGAAACTGAGTCTGGGTGAACGGGCTATCGGAATTGCCCATCTGGCCGAACCGGCCGAGCGCGAAAAATTGCTGAAGGTTATCCGTGATGACCCGGCTTTCCATAAACCCAATCTGACCCTGGTCAAGGGAATCCCCGGATTTATTCCCTATGATCGAGCCATTCAGAATTTGTGATTGAAGGATTTATGGCAAATCGGAAAGAGCCGGTGAAATATTCATTCAAAGAGGTTTCATCTGAGTTATGGCCGGCTTTCGAGGCCCTTTTCGGTGAAAACGGTGCCTGCGGCGGATGCTGGTGCCAGTGGTGGCGGGTGTCTAAAGGGGGCAAGACCTGGGATGCCACCAAAGGTTCCCCGGCCAAAAAGATGATGAAGAAGTTATTCATGGAAAACCGGGTGACCGGTTTGCTGGCTTTCAATGGCGAGAAAGCGGTTGGCTGGTGTTCCTATGGTCCCCGTATCGATTATCCCCGTTTGGAGGGGATGAAGGCCTACCGCAGGGAAGATATGACCGATGTCACTCAAATCTGGTGCATCAACTGTTTTTTTATTGAGCGACATTATCGCCGTGAAGGACTGGCCCGGATGATGCTCGAGGCGGCCGTAAAATATATTAAAAAGCGTAGAGTGAAAATCATTGAAGCCTACCCGACCCCGCGGACAAAGGACGGCCAAAAACTTCCGGCCGCCTTCGTTTATACCGGACCGCTGGAAATGTTCGAAGCCGCCGGATTTAAAATAATTCAACGCCATTCGCATTCCCGCCCCCTGGTGGAATTGAAATTATAAATGAGACAAAAGCCGATCAGACGATGTGCCTGGGCGGGTAATGATCCGTTAATGGTTAGGTATCATGACCGCGAATGGGGTGTGCCGGTGCGTGATGATAGAAAGCTCTTTGAATTTCTTGTTCTCGAAGGTATGCAGGCCGGTCTGAGCTGGTCGACGATTTTAAAGAAACGCGAGAATTATCGGACCGCTTTTGATAATTTCAATCCCGAAAAAATCGCCCGTTATTCCGAAGCGAAAATCAATAAGCTGATGCAAAACGAGGGGATAATCCGTAATCGGCTTAAAATCGGGGCGATTATTGCCAATGCCAACGCTTATATTGAAATCTGTCAACATCACGGGCATTTTGCCGATTATATATGGGATTTTGTCGATGGCCGTCCTGTTAGAAACCGATGGAAGACCATAAAAGAACTCCCGGCCGAGACTTATCTCTCGAAAACGATGAGCCGGGATTTGAAAAGAAACGGTTTTCGTTTTGTTGGACCGACCATCTGTTACGCTTTCATGCAGGCGGTCGGGATGGTCAACGATCATATCATTGATTGTTTTCGTTATAAAGAACTGCTTTCTGCCGACGAATAATCATCCCCTCCTGTCAGAAATAACTGTCCACCGACCCGGCCTTGACTTGGATGTCGCCGATTATTATTATTGTCAAAACAGCATCGCAACGGAGAATCATGAATATTAAATTTCTGGATTTGAAAGCCCAATACGATTCGATCAAGAATGAAATCGATACGGGCATAGCGGGCGTAATCGAAAGCAGTAGTTTTGCGCTTGGACCGGCCGTGAAACGCTTTGAGGAGCACTTCGCCGATTATTGCGGAGTAAGACATGTCATAGCTGTCGATTCCGGAACCTCGGCGCTTTTTTTGATTCTCAAGGGCTTGGGAGTCGGGCCGGGTGAAGAGATTATCACGGCGGCCAATACATTTATTGCCACGGTGGCGGCCATTGTCCATACCGGGGCCAGGCCGGTTCTGGTTGATGTTGATCGGGTCACCCGCAATATCAATCCGGCTCGAATCGAAGCAGCCATTACGACAAAAACCAGAGTCATCGTGCCGGTTCACCTGTATGGTTCCATGGCCGAGATGGATGCCATTGAGAATATCGCCCGGAAGAAAAATATCATGGTGGTCGAGGATGCGGCCCAGGCGCAGGGAGCCCGGTATAAAAATCGCCGGTCTGGTTCGATCGGTGTTGCCGCCGGATTTTCATTTTATCCCGGAAAAAACCTGGGGGCTTATGGTGAGGCGGGGGCGATTACCACCTCGGATGACAATCTGGCGGCCACCTTGCGGAGACTTCGTGATCATGGCTCGGACAAAAAATATTATCATGATCTGATTGGATACAATGCGCGTATGGATGGTATTCAGGGGGCGGTGCTGGACGTTAAACTCAGGCATCTCGACGGATGGAATGCCCGGCGCAATCAGATTGCCGGGATGTATGGCGAAAAACTCAGTGAACTGCCGATTCGACTCCCGGCGCAGTTGCCGGATCATTACCAGGTGTATCATCAGTATGTTATCGAGACGGACAGACGCGACCAATTGCAGGAATTTCTTCTGAAAAACGGTATTCCGACCATGATTCATTATCCCATTCCGGTTCATAAACAGGAAGCTTTCCGGCGGGCCGGTTTGACGGCCGATTGTTGTCCTGTGACCGAATCTCTGGCGGAGCGAATACTTTCTCTTCCTATTTACCCGGAATTACACGATGAGCAGATAGAGTATATTGCCGAGAAAACAAAGGAATTCTTTGCATCCTAAAAAGCTATATAATCTGCCCTTGAAAACCGAGGCGATGGCCTTTACAGTTCTGGCAGTGATGGCCCTGATTCTGAGATTGAATCAGCTCACCGCCGATCCTCCGGTCGGTCTGTCGGCCAGTCACGGGGTTTATACCGATCCGGGGCAATATATCGCCTTTGCGCGCAATTATATTCTCTGGGGTTCCTTTAATCCGCTTCATGATTTCCGGCTGATATTCTTTTTGAAATCGACCATGACATTGCTATCGCTGGGGGTTTTTAAAATTTTCGGGGTCGGTTACTGGCAGGCCAATTTATGCGGCCTGCTGTTTTCGTACCCCACCATAATCCTGATGTATTTTGTTGTCCGTAAGACGGCCGGTTCATTGGCGGCTCTCTTTTATCTCATTTTTATATCGCTCGAATATACCCAGATTTTTTTCGGACGTCTGCCGTTTCTTGAAAACAGCATGAATTTATTCGCGGTGCTTTCATTTACCGTTTTGCTTTATGGCCGTCGGGCATATGCCTTTTTCATTTCCGGTTTATTTCTGGCCGTCGGGATTTTCTTCGGTAAGGTTATCGGCTTAATATATTTGTTTCCGTTCGCCGTTTATTCTGTCTACTCCTATTTTGGTGAATATCGACCGGATTGGAGGAAATTAATTATCCGTTATAGTCTATTCTGTATCGGATTCGCGGCGGTTATGATCTTCTGGTATTTCTACAGCTATCTGCCCGCCTCGCGGGCTGTCACCGGCTATCTTGAGGAGCAGGCGGTCGATCTTTATGGTACCCCGGATGCTTTTAAGAATTTCGACATTTTCATTTATAACTGGCTTTCCTTCGGGGCCAAAAGTTATCTGTTTCAGCGGATGCCTGTCCCGGCTTTGCTGACGTGGGGGATTATTCTCATTTTTGTTTTTCGAATTGGATTCAAGGCAAGCTGGAAAAATAAATTTTTCGGATTGACACCGGGGATTGTCTTCATGATTGCCCTAGTGCTGGCGGCCTATGGCTCACTAATGATCTGGAATTATCGTCCCCTGCGGTATCAAACCATGTTGATTTACCCGATCTGCGGTCTGGCCGGTGTTTTTCTGGCCAATTTAATCAATGGCTCACAATCCCCTCTTGATCGCCGGGGATACTGGCTGTTTCATGTTTTCTTTTTTATCCTGGTTTTAATCCCGGTTTACCAGTTGATCGGTCCAATTTATAATGCATTGGGGTATCCGTATCATTATACCGAAGTTCGCAACACGGTTCTGGTTACGGCCATAGTAATTTCTGTGGCAGTGACCCTGCTGATGCGTCTTCGGCCAAGATTTTTCAAGTCTCCCGGACGGGTTTTCAGGAATGTATTTATTCTCGCCGCTGTAATTGCGGCCCTGGTTCCATCGGCGATCAGATATATCAGTTGGTCCGATTCAGCGACTTTTTTGACGGTCAATAATTCCAGGGATCTTGGCACCATACTATCACAGGAGGCGGTTGTTTCGGGTCCCTATGCTCCCGCATTTACCCACGAAAACCGGTTGATGAATTTCATTCATATGTTCGGGGTGGCCAAAGCCGATCCCGATTTCTTTGAAAAATACCCGGTGACACATTTGCTTCTGGATATCAGTAATGAGGAAAGCGCCGGGGAAAGTTATCCCGAATTAATGGAACAGGCGGTTTCAATCGCAAAATACCGGGTGGGGGGACGGGATGTCAATCTCTATCGGGTGGCCGGATTCACAGGAAATACTTCGGCCCGGCGTTACCAGCTTTCATCTTATGAACATGCCCTGGAGTCTTTTAAAAATGAGGATGCCGTTTCCGGGCATAGCTATTTGCAGTATTATCTGCAAAATCATCCCGATAACCAGACCGCTAACCTGGCCTCGGCTATTATTGCCCGGGAAAGCGAATTGTATGACGAGGCCGAGTATTATTTTAAGAAGGGGATCGAATTCAACTCGACTGATTTTTACTTGCATTTTAAGCTCGCTGAATTTTATATTGATATGTATAAATTGACAGGGAACACCGACTTAGAGAAAAAGGGCTATCGCGAAATCGAATTGGCCCGGAAATACAATCCTGATTCAAGGAAACTTATCAGGGATATCGATGAACTGCTTGCCCGGAAGGATTCGTAGACGCTTGGATAATCTTGTTTCCGTTATCATCCCCGCCTGTAATGAGGAAGGCAATATTCCGGAGTTTTGCCGGCTTTTCGGTGAAATGGTAAAAAAATCTGACTACCGGTTTGAACTGGTTCTGGTGGATGATGGTTCGACCGATGGCACTTATAATGAAATCAAAGAAGCCGCCGGGCGATATGATTTTATCGTTTGCCGCCGCCACCACCACAACCAGGGACTGACTGAAGCCCTTCAGACCGGATTCGGCGCCGCTTCGGGAAATATTTATGTTTTCTATCCGGCTGATCTGCAGTATCTCCCCGAGGATATTCCCGCCCTGGTGGCGCCCATAATCGAAAAAGATATTGATCTGGTGGCCGGGTGGAAGCAGGGGAAATACCAGAAACGATTCGTTTCTTCGGTTTATAATTACCTTTCCCGAAAAATATTCGGACTTAAGGTACATGATCTCAACTCGGTCAAGGCCTTTAAAGCCGAAGTGGTCAGGAACATGTTCCTGCGTCGTGACTGGCACCGCTACCTGATTGTTCTGGCCGCCGACCAGGGGTACAAAATCGATGAGGTCAAAATGCCCCTGTACGATCGTCGCTGGGGCA of Candidatus Zixiibacteriota bacterium contains these proteins:
- a CDS encoding glycosyltransferase family 2 protein, with product MDNLVSVIIPACNEEGNIPEFCRLFGEMVKKSDYRFELVLVDDGSTDGTYNEIKEAAGRYDFIVCRRHHHNQGLTEALQTGFGAASGNIYVFYPADLQYLPEDIPALVAPIIEKDIDLVAGWKQGKYQKRFVSSVYNYLSRKIFGLKVHDLNSVKAFKAEVVRNMFLRRDWHRYLIVLAADQGYKIDEVKMPLYDRRWGKSKFSGLFRIAVGVLDMLAVKTQLSLLKKPLLFFGMIGFIFFGLGTLVGLYALYLRFVEEQGFRPMLYLVLLLIGLGSALFILGFLAESLAAMKEELSAVRRKLLDDSTDNREEP
- a CDS encoding DegT/DnrJ/EryC1/StrS family aminotransferase, giving the protein MNIKFLDLKAQYDSIKNEIDTGIAGVIESSSFALGPAVKRFEEHFADYCGVRHVIAVDSGTSALFLILKGLGVGPGEEIITAANTFIATVAAIVHTGARPVLVDVDRVTRNINPARIEAAITTKTRVIVPVHLYGSMAEMDAIENIARKKNIMVVEDAAQAQGARYKNRRSGSIGVAAGFSFYPGKNLGAYGEAGAITTSDDNLAATLRRLRDHGSDKKYYHDLIGYNARMDGIQGAVLDVKLRHLDGWNARRNQIAGMYGEKLSELPIRLPAQLPDHYQVYHQYVIETDRRDQLQEFLLKNGIPTMIHYPIPVHKQEAFRRAGLTADCCPVTESLAERILSLPIYPELHDEQIEYIAEKTKEFFAS
- a CDS encoding DNA-3-methyladenine glycosylase I — translated: MRQKPIRRCAWAGNDPLMVRYHDREWGVPVRDDRKLFEFLVLEGMQAGLSWSTILKKRENYRTAFDNFNPEKIARYSEAKINKLMQNEGIIRNRLKIGAIIANANAYIEICQHHGHFADYIWDFVDGRPVRNRWKTIKELPAETYLSKTMSRDLKRNGFRFVGPTICYAFMQAVGMVNDHIIDCFRYKELLSADE
- a CDS encoding acetyl-CoA hydrolase/transferase family protein; the protein is MKIVADVSEVVNPTIFKPRSVIYTSGNAATPQTLLEHLARDMSIKHIALYSILLLGERIKPLFSEERCQGITHRVIFNSNITREAVNRGWAKYHPMHLSEVPKYARLSEGFDIVLICVSGPDPAGNYSLGTTVEGVLAAIQSVRRKGGVVIAERNKQMPFVLGTTIPENYIDYLIDSDYPLPVSPVHDPDERARRIGEIIASLYISDGTGSEPGSTLQYGIGEVPEAVTDAIIRKGVGDLGIHTELFASAMIKLVRKGVVTNRWKKDINFSISSIFLAETAEDYDWYHYNSSIQSRPSDYTNSVFNIAAHPKMVTINSAIGVDLHGNIWADSLDARQIYSGVGGQADFIRGAQYSEGGVAIIALKSSTRAGISKIVDRCPAGITTTSIPADQAIIVTEYGAFDPRKLSLGERAIGIAHLAEPAEREKLLKVIRDDPAFHKPNLTLVKGIPGFIPYDRAIQNL
- a CDS encoding GNAT family N-acetyltransferase yields the protein MANRKEPVKYSFKEVSSELWPAFEALFGENGACGGCWCQWWRVSKGGKTWDATKGSPAKKMMKKLFMENRVTGLLAFNGEKAVGWCSYGPRIDYPRLEGMKAYRREDMTDVTQIWCINCFFIERHYRREGLARMMLEAAVKYIKKRRVKIIEAYPTPRTKDGQKLPAAFVYTGPLEMFEAAGFKIIQRHSHSRPLVELKL